In Notolabrus celidotus isolate fNotCel1 chromosome 8, fNotCel1.pri, whole genome shotgun sequence, a genomic segment contains:
- the simc1 gene encoding SUMO-interacting motif-containing protein 1 isoform X5 encodes MDLTEKSTANVKKADNFKMIEKGTTKKTLNEQDCNLKRSTLSGPTAPEQDQLNSEEKQRYQEQHRTQTAHENLSVPTVKINRLPFLETHVTEIKTSCSVFLTKDCMPMSLNIRQPRRVGETSQCTEMLIPSLSSPISSDDKAHSSNPGPQISEAADNVQSCLSDHSSHFPATGLSPSEPANLHSQPQTSLKSQDHTRQVEPVPASKHTPSADTSEWQTKEFKDDEASNGSDILHWNIPVTKSEDFHGGSESGQYGGYVVNDSPLSFLWQEGIDEEQAESETRLDMDFRAASLEDRRFVCPVTFRKIMSGLTVSMTDEVEEGSGSPRVLCRQSLSLVYSTIDENYPEGTLQLLSDLLKPGYYPPKDITVHLLHDILLNQQCPYHLCVQAFNLLMRTQRHHMADKTTVPWDWESLSTLMANQDLTKKHRTEVVRMLLEYVVQTLEDDFQVKYSSSTLHLSIAKVTLSCDQKFPYVRDVIKWLISAIMKSTEHGQRRELARERNEHVRVVSILQRMLSLAVEVDRSPALTSAKLSQELFHMLIGNVPLRAHSLLLHFLMTCTLEPDPMDGTERWKKWEELVHLLWMLLLSYNQAMKGFLCSSVGEQNCKVGTLVYKQDDKVSKAAVREAVAAFHSRSYADLGQALPLHVDESLGYLQDYLLDVCQC; translated from the exons ATGGACTTGACTGAGAAAAGCACAGCAAATGTGAAAAAAGCAGACAATTTTAAAATGATAGAAAAAggcacaacaaaaaaaactttgaatgaaCAAGATTGCAACTTAAAAAGAAGCACATTAAGTGGTCCAACTGCTCCAGAGCAAGACCAGTTGAACtctgaggagaagcagagataTCAAGAACAACACCGAACCCAGACTGCTCATGAAAACCTTAGTGTACCAACTGTGAAAATCAATCGACTACCATTTCTTGAAACTCATGtcactgaaattaaaacttCATGTTCTGTCTTTTTAACCAAAGATTGTATGCCAATGTCACTGAACATCCGTCAACCACGCAGAGTTGGAGAAACATCACAGTGCACAGAGATGCTCATCCCCTCTCTATCATCACCAATTTCATCTGATGATAAAGCACACAGTTCCAACCCAGGACCACAGATATCAGAGGCAGCAGACAATGTACAAAGCTGTCTCTCTGATCACTCGAGCCACTTCCCTGCAACTGGACTAAGCCCCTCTGAGCCTGCcaacctccactctcagccccAAACAAGCCTCAAATCACAGGACCACACGAGACAAGTTGAACCAGTGCCCGCCTCTAAACATACACCATCCGCTGACACGTCTGAATGGCAAACAAAGGAGTTTAAAGATGATGAGGCATCAAATGGTTCTGACATCCTTCACTGGAACATTCCTGTAACTAAAAGTGAGGACTTCCATGGCGGATCTGAGAGCGGGCAATACGGAGGGTATGTGGTAAATGATAGTCCACTGTCTTTTCTGTGGCAAGAGGGGATTGATGAAGAACAGGCGGAGTCAGAGACCAGATTGGATATGGACTTCAGGGCTGCCAGTCTGGAGGATAGGCGTTTTGTTTGCCCAGTTACTTTCAGGAAAATAATGTCTGGACTGACTGTAAGCATG ACTGATGAAGTAGAAGAAGGTTCAGGATCTCCACGTGTGCTGTGTCGTCAGAGCCTGAGTCTGGTGTACAGTACCATTGATGAGAACTACCCAGAGGGCACTTTACAGCTCTTGTCTGATCTGCTGAAGCCTGGTTACTACCCTCCCAAGGATATCACCGTCCACCTGCTGCATGATATTCTGCTGAACCAACAGTGTCCCTatcacctgtgtgtgcaggCTTTTAATCTGCTGATGAGGACACAGAG ACACCACATGGCTGATAAAACCACAGTTCCATGGGACTGGGAGTCGTTGAGTACTCTCATGGCCAATCAG GACCTCACAAAGAAACATCGGACTGAGGTGGTGCGCATGCTCCTGGAGTATGTTGTGCAGACTTTGGAGGATGACTTCCAGGTGAAGTATTCCTCCTCtaccctccatctctccatcgcAAAGGTGACACTGTCATGTGATCAGAAGTTCCCTTATGTCAG GGATGTCATCAAGTGGCTCATCTCTGCAATCATGAAATCGACAGAGCACGGACAAAGGAGAGAACTggccagagagagaaatgaacatgtcag AGTGGTGTCCATCCTCCAGAGGATGCTGTCCTTGGCTGTCGAGGTTGACCGGTCTCCAGCTCTCACCTCTGCCAAACTGTCCCAGGAGCTATTCCATATGCTCATCGGCAATGTGCCCCTACGAGCTcacag TCTTCTGCTGCACTTTCTAATGACCTGCACTCTGGAACCTGACCCCATG GATGGTACTGAAAGGTGGAAGAAGTGGGAAGAGTTGGTCCACCTTCTTTGGATGTTGCTGCTCAGCTATAACCAAGCAATGAAAG GCTTTCTGTGCAGCTCAGTGGGTGAACAGAACTGCAAAGTTGGCACCCTGGTCTACAAGCAGGATGATAAGGTATCCAAAGCTGCTGTTCGTGAAGCTGTAGCGGCCTTCCATTCCAGATCCTATGCTGACCTCGGCCAAGCCTTACCTCTTCATGTGGACGAGTCCCTTGGTTATCTTCAGGATTACCTGCTAGATGTCTGCCAGTGCTAA
- the simc1 gene encoding SUMO-interacting motif-containing protein 1 isoform X2 gives MSINARGSMGDVIVLSSDSEEEDSDVEIMGSYKHFMTKGDPDPLPLSEVRVDVDALKVNVPTQYINLTDPKWSLPDLKLRKRKSSAPLAVMDLTEKSTANVKKADNFKMIEKGTTKKTLNEQDCNLKRSTLSGPTAPEQDQLNSEEKQRYQEQHRTQTAHENLSVPTVKINRLPFLETHVTEIKTSCSVFLTKDCMPMSLNIRQPRRVGETSQCTEMLIPSLSSPISSDDKAHSSNPGPQISEAADNVQSCLSDHSSHFPATGLSPSEPANLHSQPQTSLKSQDHTRQVEPVPASKHTPSADTSEWQTKEFKDDEASNGSDILHWNIPVTKSEDFHGGSESGQYGGYVVNDSPLSFLWQEGIDEEQAESETRLDMDFRAASLEDRRFVCPVTFRKIMSGLTVSMTDEVEEGSGSPRVLCRQSLSLVYSTIDENYPEGTLQLLSDLLKPGYYPPKDITVHLLHDILLNQQCPYHLCVQAFNLLMRTQRHHMADKTTVPWDWESLSTLMANQDLTKKHRTEVVRMLLEYVVQTLEDDFQVKYSSSTLHLSIAKVTLSCDQKFPYVRDVIKWLISAIMKSTEHGQRRELARERNEHVRVVSILQRMLSLAVEVDRSPALTSAKLSQELFHMLIGNVPLRAHSLLLHFLMTCTLEPDPMDGTERWKKWEELVHLLWMLLLSYNQAMKGFLCSSVGEQNCKVGTLVYKQDDKVSKAAVREAVAAFHSRSYADLGQALPLHVDESLGYLQDYLLDVCQC, from the exons ATGAGTATAAATGCAAGAGGAAGCATGGGTGATGTGATCGTGCTCAGCTCAGACAGTGAAGAAGAGGACTCTGATGTGGAGATAATGGGCTCTTACAAGCACTTTATGACCAAAGGCGACCCGGACCCGCTGCCCCTGTCGGAGGTTCGAGTGGACGTTGATGCCTTGAAAGTAAACGTCCCAACG CAATATATCAACCTCACAGACCCAAAGTGGAGTCTTCCAGACCTGAAGCTGCGCAAAAGGAAAAGTTCAGCTCCCTTGGCAGTGATGGACTTGACTGAGAAAAGCACAGCAAATGTGAAAAAAGCAGACAATTTTAAAATGATAGAAAAAggcacaacaaaaaaaactttgaatgaaCAAGATTGCAACTTAAAAAGAAGCACATTAAGTGGTCCAACTGCTCCAGAGCAAGACCAGTTGAACtctgaggagaagcagagataTCAAGAACAACACCGAACCCAGACTGCTCATGAAAACCTTAGTGTACCAACTGTGAAAATCAATCGACTACCATTTCTTGAAACTCATGtcactgaaattaaaacttCATGTTCTGTCTTTTTAACCAAAGATTGTATGCCAATGTCACTGAACATCCGTCAACCACGCAGAGTTGGAGAAACATCACAGTGCACAGAGATGCTCATCCCCTCTCTATCATCACCAATTTCATCTGATGATAAAGCACACAGTTCCAACCCAGGACCACAGATATCAGAGGCAGCAGACAATGTACAAAGCTGTCTCTCTGATCACTCGAGCCACTTCCCTGCAACTGGACTAAGCCCCTCTGAGCCTGCcaacctccactctcagccccAAACAAGCCTCAAATCACAGGACCACACGAGACAAGTTGAACCAGTGCCCGCCTCTAAACATACACCATCCGCTGACACGTCTGAATGGCAAACAAAGGAGTTTAAAGATGATGAGGCATCAAATGGTTCTGACATCCTTCACTGGAACATTCCTGTAACTAAAAGTGAGGACTTCCATGGCGGATCTGAGAGCGGGCAATACGGAGGGTATGTGGTAAATGATAGTCCACTGTCTTTTCTGTGGCAAGAGGGGATTGATGAAGAACAGGCGGAGTCAGAGACCAGATTGGATATGGACTTCAGGGCTGCCAGTCTGGAGGATAGGCGTTTTGTTTGCCCAGTTACTTTCAGGAAAATAATGTCTGGACTGACTGTAAGCATG ACTGATGAAGTAGAAGAAGGTTCAGGATCTCCACGTGTGCTGTGTCGTCAGAGCCTGAGTCTGGTGTACAGTACCATTGATGAGAACTACCCAGAGGGCACTTTACAGCTCTTGTCTGATCTGCTGAAGCCTGGTTACTACCCTCCCAAGGATATCACCGTCCACCTGCTGCATGATATTCTGCTGAACCAACAGTGTCCCTatcacctgtgtgtgcaggCTTTTAATCTGCTGATGAGGACACAGAG ACACCACATGGCTGATAAAACCACAGTTCCATGGGACTGGGAGTCGTTGAGTACTCTCATGGCCAATCAG GACCTCACAAAGAAACATCGGACTGAGGTGGTGCGCATGCTCCTGGAGTATGTTGTGCAGACTTTGGAGGATGACTTCCAGGTGAAGTATTCCTCCTCtaccctccatctctccatcgcAAAGGTGACACTGTCATGTGATCAGAAGTTCCCTTATGTCAG GGATGTCATCAAGTGGCTCATCTCTGCAATCATGAAATCGACAGAGCACGGACAAAGGAGAGAACTggccagagagagaaatgaacatgtcag AGTGGTGTCCATCCTCCAGAGGATGCTGTCCTTGGCTGTCGAGGTTGACCGGTCTCCAGCTCTCACCTCTGCCAAACTGTCCCAGGAGCTATTCCATATGCTCATCGGCAATGTGCCCCTACGAGCTcacag TCTTCTGCTGCACTTTCTAATGACCTGCACTCTGGAACCTGACCCCATG GATGGTACTGAAAGGTGGAAGAAGTGGGAAGAGTTGGTCCACCTTCTTTGGATGTTGCTGCTCAGCTATAACCAAGCAATGAAAG GCTTTCTGTGCAGCTCAGTGGGTGAACAGAACTGCAAAGTTGGCACCCTGGTCTACAAGCAGGATGATAAGGTATCCAAAGCTGCTGTTCGTGAAGCTGTAGCGGCCTTCCATTCCAGATCCTATGCTGACCTCGGCCAAGCCTTACCTCTTCATGTGGACGAGTCCCTTGGTTATCTTCAGGATTACCTGCTAGATGTCTGCCAGTGCTAA
- the simc1 gene encoding SUMO-interacting motif-containing protein 1 isoform X3, with product MDLTEKSTANVKKADNFKMIEKGTTKKTLNEQDCNLKRSTLSGPTAPEQDQLNSEEKQRYQEQHRTQTAHENLSVPTVKINRLPFLETHVTEIKTSCSVFLTKDCMPMSLNIRQPRRVGETSQCTEMLIPSLSSPISSDDKAHSSNPGPQISEAADNVQSCLSDHSSHFPATGLSPSEPANLHSQPQTSLKSQDHTRQVEPVPASKHTPSADTSEWQTKEFKDDEASNGSDILHWNIPVTKSEDFHGGSESGQYGGYVVNDSPLSFLWQEGIDEEQAESETRLDMDFRAASLEDRRFVCPVTFRKIMSGLTVSMTDEVEEGSGSPRVLCRQSLSLVYSTIDENYPEGTLQLLSDLLKPGYYPPKDITVHLLHDILLNQQCPYHLCVQAFNLLMRTQRHHMADKTTVPWDWESLSTLMANQDLTKKHRTEVVRMLLEYVVQTLEDDFQVKYSSSTLHLSIAKVTLSCDQKFPYVRDVIKWLISAIMKSTEHGQRRELARERNEHVRVVSILQRMLSLAVEVDRSPALTSAKLSQELFHMLIGNVPLRAHRMLLLESLQSKLLRCKLLEHLLDYACPLKISLPMSLSLLLHFLMTCTLEPDPMDGTERWKKWEELVHLLWMLLLSYNQAMKGFLCSSVGEQNCKVGTLVYKQDDKVSKAAVREAVAAFHSRSYADLGQALPLHVDESLGYLQDYLLDVCQC from the exons ATGGACTTGACTGAGAAAAGCACAGCAAATGTGAAAAAAGCAGACAATTTTAAAATGATAGAAAAAggcacaacaaaaaaaactttgaatgaaCAAGATTGCAACTTAAAAAGAAGCACATTAAGTGGTCCAACTGCTCCAGAGCAAGACCAGTTGAACtctgaggagaagcagagataTCAAGAACAACACCGAACCCAGACTGCTCATGAAAACCTTAGTGTACCAACTGTGAAAATCAATCGACTACCATTTCTTGAAACTCATGtcactgaaattaaaacttCATGTTCTGTCTTTTTAACCAAAGATTGTATGCCAATGTCACTGAACATCCGTCAACCACGCAGAGTTGGAGAAACATCACAGTGCACAGAGATGCTCATCCCCTCTCTATCATCACCAATTTCATCTGATGATAAAGCACACAGTTCCAACCCAGGACCACAGATATCAGAGGCAGCAGACAATGTACAAAGCTGTCTCTCTGATCACTCGAGCCACTTCCCTGCAACTGGACTAAGCCCCTCTGAGCCTGCcaacctccactctcagccccAAACAAGCCTCAAATCACAGGACCACACGAGACAAGTTGAACCAGTGCCCGCCTCTAAACATACACCATCCGCTGACACGTCTGAATGGCAAACAAAGGAGTTTAAAGATGATGAGGCATCAAATGGTTCTGACATCCTTCACTGGAACATTCCTGTAACTAAAAGTGAGGACTTCCATGGCGGATCTGAGAGCGGGCAATACGGAGGGTATGTGGTAAATGATAGTCCACTGTCTTTTCTGTGGCAAGAGGGGATTGATGAAGAACAGGCGGAGTCAGAGACCAGATTGGATATGGACTTCAGGGCTGCCAGTCTGGAGGATAGGCGTTTTGTTTGCCCAGTTACTTTCAGGAAAATAATGTCTGGACTGACTGTAAGCATG ACTGATGAAGTAGAAGAAGGTTCAGGATCTCCACGTGTGCTGTGTCGTCAGAGCCTGAGTCTGGTGTACAGTACCATTGATGAGAACTACCCAGAGGGCACTTTACAGCTCTTGTCTGATCTGCTGAAGCCTGGTTACTACCCTCCCAAGGATATCACCGTCCACCTGCTGCATGATATTCTGCTGAACCAACAGTGTCCCTatcacctgtgtgtgcaggCTTTTAATCTGCTGATGAGGACACAGAG ACACCACATGGCTGATAAAACCACAGTTCCATGGGACTGGGAGTCGTTGAGTACTCTCATGGCCAATCAG GACCTCACAAAGAAACATCGGACTGAGGTGGTGCGCATGCTCCTGGAGTATGTTGTGCAGACTTTGGAGGATGACTTCCAGGTGAAGTATTCCTCCTCtaccctccatctctccatcgcAAAGGTGACACTGTCATGTGATCAGAAGTTCCCTTATGTCAG GGATGTCATCAAGTGGCTCATCTCTGCAATCATGAAATCGACAGAGCACGGACAAAGGAGAGAACTggccagagagagaaatgaacatgtcag AGTGGTGTCCATCCTCCAGAGGATGCTGTCCTTGGCTGTCGAGGTTGACCGGTCTCCAGCTCTCACCTCTGCCAAACTGTCCCAGGAGCTATTCCATATGCTCATCGGCAATGTGCCCCTACGAGCTcacag GATGCTGTTGCTGGAAAGCCTGCAGAGTAAACTGCTGAGATGTAAGCTGTTGGAACATCTGTTGGATTATGCATGCCCACTGAAAATATCTCTTCCCATGTCACTCAGTCTTCTGCTGCACTTTCTAATGACCTGCACTCTGGAACCTGACCCCATG GATGGTACTGAAAGGTGGAAGAAGTGGGAAGAGTTGGTCCACCTTCTTTGGATGTTGCTGCTCAGCTATAACCAAGCAATGAAAG GCTTTCTGTGCAGCTCAGTGGGTGAACAGAACTGCAAAGTTGGCACCCTGGTCTACAAGCAGGATGATAAGGTATCCAAAGCTGCTGTTCGTGAAGCTGTAGCGGCCTTCCATTCCAGATCCTATGCTGACCTCGGCCAAGCCTTACCTCTTCATGTGGACGAGTCCCTTGGTTATCTTCAGGATTACCTGCTAGATGTCTGCCAGTGCTAA
- the simc1 gene encoding SUMO-interacting motif-containing protein 1 isoform X4 gives MPMSLNIRQPRRVGETSQCTEMLIPSLSSPISSDDKAHSSNPGPQISEAADNVQSCLSDHSSHFPATGLSPSEPANLHSQPQTSLKSQDHTRQVEPVPASKHTPSADTSEWQTKEFKDDEASNGSDILHWNIPVTKSEDFHGGSESGQYGGYVVNDSPLSFLWQEGIDEEQAESETRLDMDFRAASLEDRRFVCPVTFRKIMSGLTVSMTDEVEEGSGSPRVLCRQSLSLVYSTIDENYPEGTLQLLSDLLKPGYYPPKDITVHLLHDILLNQQCPYHLCVQAFNLLMRTQRHHMADKTTVPWDWESLSTLMANQDLTKKHRTEVVRMLLEYVVQTLEDDFQVKYSSSTLHLSIAKVTLSCDQKFPYVRDVIKWLISAIMKSTEHGQRRELARERNEHVRVVSILQRMLSLAVEVDRSPALTSAKLSQELFHMLIGNVPLRAHRMLLLESLQSKLLRCKLLEHLLDYACPLKISLPMSLSLLLHFLMTCTLEPDPMDGTERWKKWEELVHLLWMLLLSYNQAMKGFLCSSVGEQNCKVGTLVYKQDDKVSKAAVREAVAAFHSRSYADLGQALPLHVDESLGYLQDYLLDVCQC, from the exons ATGCCAATGTCACTGAACATCCGTCAACCACGCAGAGTTGGAGAAACATCACAGTGCACAGAGATGCTCATCCCCTCTCTATCATCACCAATTTCATCTGATGATAAAGCACACAGTTCCAACCCAGGACCACAGATATCAGAGGCAGCAGACAATGTACAAAGCTGTCTCTCTGATCACTCGAGCCACTTCCCTGCAACTGGACTAAGCCCCTCTGAGCCTGCcaacctccactctcagccccAAACAAGCCTCAAATCACAGGACCACACGAGACAAGTTGAACCAGTGCCCGCCTCTAAACATACACCATCCGCTGACACGTCTGAATGGCAAACAAAGGAGTTTAAAGATGATGAGGCATCAAATGGTTCTGACATCCTTCACTGGAACATTCCTGTAACTAAAAGTGAGGACTTCCATGGCGGATCTGAGAGCGGGCAATACGGAGGGTATGTGGTAAATGATAGTCCACTGTCTTTTCTGTGGCAAGAGGGGATTGATGAAGAACAGGCGGAGTCAGAGACCAGATTGGATATGGACTTCAGGGCTGCCAGTCTGGAGGATAGGCGTTTTGTTTGCCCAGTTACTTTCAGGAAAATAATGTCTGGACTGACTGTAAGCATG ACTGATGAAGTAGAAGAAGGTTCAGGATCTCCACGTGTGCTGTGTCGTCAGAGCCTGAGTCTGGTGTACAGTACCATTGATGAGAACTACCCAGAGGGCACTTTACAGCTCTTGTCTGATCTGCTGAAGCCTGGTTACTACCCTCCCAAGGATATCACCGTCCACCTGCTGCATGATATTCTGCTGAACCAACAGTGTCCCTatcacctgtgtgtgcaggCTTTTAATCTGCTGATGAGGACACAGAG ACACCACATGGCTGATAAAACCACAGTTCCATGGGACTGGGAGTCGTTGAGTACTCTCATGGCCAATCAG GACCTCACAAAGAAACATCGGACTGAGGTGGTGCGCATGCTCCTGGAGTATGTTGTGCAGACTTTGGAGGATGACTTCCAGGTGAAGTATTCCTCCTCtaccctccatctctccatcgcAAAGGTGACACTGTCATGTGATCAGAAGTTCCCTTATGTCAG GGATGTCATCAAGTGGCTCATCTCTGCAATCATGAAATCGACAGAGCACGGACAAAGGAGAGAACTggccagagagagaaatgaacatgtcag AGTGGTGTCCATCCTCCAGAGGATGCTGTCCTTGGCTGTCGAGGTTGACCGGTCTCCAGCTCTCACCTCTGCCAAACTGTCCCAGGAGCTATTCCATATGCTCATCGGCAATGTGCCCCTACGAGCTcacag GATGCTGTTGCTGGAAAGCCTGCAGAGTAAACTGCTGAGATGTAAGCTGTTGGAACATCTGTTGGATTATGCATGCCCACTGAAAATATCTCTTCCCATGTCACTCAGTCTTCTGCTGCACTTTCTAATGACCTGCACTCTGGAACCTGACCCCATG GATGGTACTGAAAGGTGGAAGAAGTGGGAAGAGTTGGTCCACCTTCTTTGGATGTTGCTGCTCAGCTATAACCAAGCAATGAAAG GCTTTCTGTGCAGCTCAGTGGGTGAACAGAACTGCAAAGTTGGCACCCTGGTCTACAAGCAGGATGATAAGGTATCCAAAGCTGCTGTTCGTGAAGCTGTAGCGGCCTTCCATTCCAGATCCTATGCTGACCTCGGCCAAGCCTTACCTCTTCATGTGGACGAGTCCCTTGGTTATCTTCAGGATTACCTGCTAGATGTCTGCCAGTGCTAA
- the simc1 gene encoding SUMO-interacting motif-containing protein 1 isoform X1 produces MSINARGSMGDVIVLSSDSEEEDSDVEIMGSYKHFMTKGDPDPLPLSEVRVDVDALKVNVPTQYINLTDPKWSLPDLKLRKRKSSAPLAVMDLTEKSTANVKKADNFKMIEKGTTKKTLNEQDCNLKRSTLSGPTAPEQDQLNSEEKQRYQEQHRTQTAHENLSVPTVKINRLPFLETHVTEIKTSCSVFLTKDCMPMSLNIRQPRRVGETSQCTEMLIPSLSSPISSDDKAHSSNPGPQISEAADNVQSCLSDHSSHFPATGLSPSEPANLHSQPQTSLKSQDHTRQVEPVPASKHTPSADTSEWQTKEFKDDEASNGSDILHWNIPVTKSEDFHGGSESGQYGGYVVNDSPLSFLWQEGIDEEQAESETRLDMDFRAASLEDRRFVCPVTFRKIMSGLTVSMTDEVEEGSGSPRVLCRQSLSLVYSTIDENYPEGTLQLLSDLLKPGYYPPKDITVHLLHDILLNQQCPYHLCVQAFNLLMRTQRHHMADKTTVPWDWESLSTLMANQDLTKKHRTEVVRMLLEYVVQTLEDDFQVKYSSSTLHLSIAKVTLSCDQKFPYVRDVIKWLISAIMKSTEHGQRRELARERNEHVRVVSILQRMLSLAVEVDRSPALTSAKLSQELFHMLIGNVPLRAHRMLLLESLQSKLLRCKLLEHLLDYACPLKISLPMSLSLLLHFLMTCTLEPDPMDGTERWKKWEELVHLLWMLLLSYNQAMKGFLCSSVGEQNCKVGTLVYKQDDKVSKAAVREAVAAFHSRSYADLGQALPLHVDESLGYLQDYLLDVCQC; encoded by the exons ATGAGTATAAATGCAAGAGGAAGCATGGGTGATGTGATCGTGCTCAGCTCAGACAGTGAAGAAGAGGACTCTGATGTGGAGATAATGGGCTCTTACAAGCACTTTATGACCAAAGGCGACCCGGACCCGCTGCCCCTGTCGGAGGTTCGAGTGGACGTTGATGCCTTGAAAGTAAACGTCCCAACG CAATATATCAACCTCACAGACCCAAAGTGGAGTCTTCCAGACCTGAAGCTGCGCAAAAGGAAAAGTTCAGCTCCCTTGGCAGTGATGGACTTGACTGAGAAAAGCACAGCAAATGTGAAAAAAGCAGACAATTTTAAAATGATAGAAAAAggcacaacaaaaaaaactttgaatgaaCAAGATTGCAACTTAAAAAGAAGCACATTAAGTGGTCCAACTGCTCCAGAGCAAGACCAGTTGAACtctgaggagaagcagagataTCAAGAACAACACCGAACCCAGACTGCTCATGAAAACCTTAGTGTACCAACTGTGAAAATCAATCGACTACCATTTCTTGAAACTCATGtcactgaaattaaaacttCATGTTCTGTCTTTTTAACCAAAGATTGTATGCCAATGTCACTGAACATCCGTCAACCACGCAGAGTTGGAGAAACATCACAGTGCACAGAGATGCTCATCCCCTCTCTATCATCACCAATTTCATCTGATGATAAAGCACACAGTTCCAACCCAGGACCACAGATATCAGAGGCAGCAGACAATGTACAAAGCTGTCTCTCTGATCACTCGAGCCACTTCCCTGCAACTGGACTAAGCCCCTCTGAGCCTGCcaacctccactctcagccccAAACAAGCCTCAAATCACAGGACCACACGAGACAAGTTGAACCAGTGCCCGCCTCTAAACATACACCATCCGCTGACACGTCTGAATGGCAAACAAAGGAGTTTAAAGATGATGAGGCATCAAATGGTTCTGACATCCTTCACTGGAACATTCCTGTAACTAAAAGTGAGGACTTCCATGGCGGATCTGAGAGCGGGCAATACGGAGGGTATGTGGTAAATGATAGTCCACTGTCTTTTCTGTGGCAAGAGGGGATTGATGAAGAACAGGCGGAGTCAGAGACCAGATTGGATATGGACTTCAGGGCTGCCAGTCTGGAGGATAGGCGTTTTGTTTGCCCAGTTACTTTCAGGAAAATAATGTCTGGACTGACTGTAAGCATG ACTGATGAAGTAGAAGAAGGTTCAGGATCTCCACGTGTGCTGTGTCGTCAGAGCCTGAGTCTGGTGTACAGTACCATTGATGAGAACTACCCAGAGGGCACTTTACAGCTCTTGTCTGATCTGCTGAAGCCTGGTTACTACCCTCCCAAGGATATCACCGTCCACCTGCTGCATGATATTCTGCTGAACCAACAGTGTCCCTatcacctgtgtgtgcaggCTTTTAATCTGCTGATGAGGACACAGAG ACACCACATGGCTGATAAAACCACAGTTCCATGGGACTGGGAGTCGTTGAGTACTCTCATGGCCAATCAG GACCTCACAAAGAAACATCGGACTGAGGTGGTGCGCATGCTCCTGGAGTATGTTGTGCAGACTTTGGAGGATGACTTCCAGGTGAAGTATTCCTCCTCtaccctccatctctccatcgcAAAGGTGACACTGTCATGTGATCAGAAGTTCCCTTATGTCAG GGATGTCATCAAGTGGCTCATCTCTGCAATCATGAAATCGACAGAGCACGGACAAAGGAGAGAACTggccagagagagaaatgaacatgtcag AGTGGTGTCCATCCTCCAGAGGATGCTGTCCTTGGCTGTCGAGGTTGACCGGTCTCCAGCTCTCACCTCTGCCAAACTGTCCCAGGAGCTATTCCATATGCTCATCGGCAATGTGCCCCTACGAGCTcacag GATGCTGTTGCTGGAAAGCCTGCAGAGTAAACTGCTGAGATGTAAGCTGTTGGAACATCTGTTGGATTATGCATGCCCACTGAAAATATCTCTTCCCATGTCACTCAGTCTTCTGCTGCACTTTCTAATGACCTGCACTCTGGAACCTGACCCCATG GATGGTACTGAAAGGTGGAAGAAGTGGGAAGAGTTGGTCCACCTTCTTTGGATGTTGCTGCTCAGCTATAACCAAGCAATGAAAG GCTTTCTGTGCAGCTCAGTGGGTGAACAGAACTGCAAAGTTGGCACCCTGGTCTACAAGCAGGATGATAAGGTATCCAAAGCTGCTGTTCGTGAAGCTGTAGCGGCCTTCCATTCCAGATCCTATGCTGACCTCGGCCAAGCCTTACCTCTTCATGTGGACGAGTCCCTTGGTTATCTTCAGGATTACCTGCTAGATGTCTGCCAGTGCTAA